From Paenibacillus sp. V4I7, one genomic window encodes:
- a CDS encoding IS66 family insertion sequence element accessory protein TnpB translates to MKIKKARCQEWIPLIENYKASGLTMAAWCSANQFTLHTLKYWLRKLNGVSSTSSTKSQPSAFIPLSVGDAVSVKAHTTPLIVRVGEASIELRSDFDSRLFREVVQVLRSTC, encoded by the coding sequence ATGAAAATCAAGAAAGCTCGCTGTCAAGAATGGATTCCTCTCATCGAAAATTACAAGGCCAGTGGACTTACTATGGCTGCGTGGTGCTCCGCTAATCAATTTACGTTACATACGCTAAAGTACTGGCTTCGCAAATTAAACGGGGTGTCTTCCACCAGCTCCACCAAATCCCAACCTTCTGCCTTCATTCCGCTCTCCGTTGGCGACGCCGTAAGTGTAAAAGCCCATACCACACCGCTCATCGTCCGTGTCGGGGAAGCGAGTATCGAGCTTCGGTCCGACTTTGACTCTCGCCTGTTTCGTGAAGTCGTCCAGGTTCTTCGTTCCACATGCTAA
- the tnpB gene encoding IS66 family insertion sequence element accessory protein TnpB (TnpB, as the term is used for proteins encoded by IS66 family insertion elements, is considered an accessory protein, since TnpC, encoded by a neighboring gene, is a DDE family transposase.), whose product MLTLPGTHSVYLAYGSTDLRKSIDGLAALVQEGFGLDPFSPALFVFCNREKNKLKILQWEHNGFWLFYRRLERGTFRWPSGNEGTVTVSSRELRWLLDGLALSQRQAHTKVTAETVI is encoded by the coding sequence ATGCTAACGCTGCCTGGCACGCATTCCGTCTATCTGGCTTACGGATCGACGGATCTACGTAAATCCATTGATGGACTTGCCGCTCTTGTTCAGGAAGGCTTCGGTCTTGACCCGTTTTCTCCAGCTCTGTTCGTTTTCTGTAATCGGGAGAAGAACAAACTCAAGATTTTGCAATGGGAGCATAATGGCTTCTGGCTGTTCTACCGTAGGCTTGAGCGCGGCACCTTTCGTTGGCCCAGCGGCAACGAGGGCACGGTCACTGTCTCTTCCCGCGAACTCCGTTGGCTTCTGGACGGACTTGCCCTTAGCCAGCGGCAGGCACACACCAAAGTGACTGCGGAAACCGTTATCTAG
- a CDS encoding IS66 family transposase, with translation MENRADTPITIEELERKNATLEQQNAELTAKLNWYQEQFKLAQQKRFGASSEKSHPDQVEMDLFNEAEVLATPAMQEPDMETLSFSRKKTTGAREAKLEHFPVDTVTYELSESEQICECCGSALHNMSSETRNEITIIPAEVRVVRHVRQVYGCRRCEREEIRTPIITAPMPRPVYPGSLASSSIMAYVMSQKYVDSQPLYRQEQQFSRLGLTLSRQTLANWMMYGANHWLVHLVDRMQEHLLKQDVLQADETTLQVLREPGKSAETQSYMWLYRTGREGPPIVVFDYRPTRGGENPRDFLKGFAGYLHVDGYAGYHKVAGVTLVGCWAHARRKYDEAIKAVPAGQDKTKTTAQHGLDFCNQLFAIERELKEATPEERHSTRKAKSQPILEAYLGWLRHLRSRTLPKSLLGQAITYSLNQWDKLSAFLLDGRLEIDNNRSERSIKPFVIGRKNWLFANTPRGAKASSIIYSVIETAKENGLNPNKYLNYLFEQLPQLDDPKNTEALDRLLPWSASLPLTCRVFTS, from the coding sequence ATGGAAAATCGAGCGGATACCCCAATAACAATAGAAGAGCTTGAAAGAAAGAATGCTACGCTAGAGCAGCAAAACGCCGAACTGACCGCCAAGCTGAACTGGTATCAGGAGCAATTTAAGCTGGCCCAACAGAAACGTTTCGGCGCATCCAGCGAGAAGTCGCATCCAGATCAGGTTGAGATGGACCTATTTAATGAAGCCGAAGTGCTGGCCACCCCCGCTATGCAAGAGCCAGATATGGAGACGCTCAGCTTTAGTCGCAAGAAAACGACAGGTGCCCGCGAAGCGAAGCTGGAGCATTTCCCGGTCGATACGGTGACCTATGAACTATCGGAGTCTGAGCAAATTTGCGAATGCTGTGGCAGTGCGCTTCATAATATGAGCAGCGAGACGCGAAACGAGATTACCATTATTCCGGCGGAAGTCCGTGTTGTTCGGCATGTCCGTCAAGTGTATGGCTGTCGACGCTGCGAGCGCGAGGAAATCCGTACACCTATCATTACCGCTCCAATGCCGCGGCCCGTCTACCCGGGAAGCCTCGCCTCCTCCTCGATCATGGCGTACGTCATGAGTCAGAAATACGTGGATAGTCAGCCGCTGTATCGGCAAGAGCAGCAATTTTCCAGGCTTGGGCTGACACTTTCTCGGCAGACGCTGGCAAATTGGATGATGTATGGGGCGAATCACTGGCTCGTTCATCTCGTGGACCGGATGCAAGAACATCTACTCAAACAAGACGTTCTGCAAGCTGACGAGACAACGCTTCAGGTGCTCCGAGAACCGGGTAAGTCGGCCGAGACGCAGTCGTACATGTGGCTGTATCGAACCGGACGCGAAGGACCGCCCATCGTGGTATTCGACTACCGCCCAACCCGGGGCGGCGAGAATCCGCGCGATTTTCTCAAAGGATTCGCGGGTTACTTGCATGTGGACGGCTATGCCGGTTACCACAAAGTGGCCGGAGTCACGCTCGTGGGGTGCTGGGCGCATGCCCGACGCAAGTACGACGAGGCAATAAAGGCGGTCCCGGCTGGGCAAGACAAAACGAAAACGACAGCTCAGCATGGGCTCGACTTCTGTAATCAGTTATTCGCCATCGAGCGAGAATTGAAGGAAGCGACACCGGAGGAACGCCATAGCACCCGGAAGGCGAAAAGCCAGCCGATTCTGGAGGCTTATTTAGGTTGGCTTCGCCATCTGCGGTCGCGTACGCTTCCCAAAAGCCTGCTCGGCCAAGCGATTACGTATAGCCTCAATCAATGGGACAAGCTGTCGGCTTTCCTACTGGATGGACGTTTGGAAATTGACAATAATCGAAGTGAACGATCCATTAAGCCGTTTGTGATCGGGAGAAAGAACTGGCTGTTCGCGAATACACCTCGCGGCGCGAAGGCCAGTAGCATCATCTATAGTGTGATCGAGACGGCAAAAGAAAATGGTCTTAATCCGAACAAATATCTAAACTATTTGTTTGAACAACTGCCTCAGCTGGATGATCCGAAAAATACAGAAGCCTTAGATCGTCTACTTCCGTGGTCGGCGTCGTTACCGCTGACCTGCCGAGTGTTTACATCTTAA
- a CDS encoding DUF3231 family protein produces MYKIRAKHETEHNIRLTSPEMASLWTAYLNDTMAICVIKYMLEKVEDTEIKPVFEYALNLAETHIQTITEFFKKENFPIPFGFTEHDVNLSTPRLFSDTFWLMYLNEMTIHGITGYAVALTSATRSDIREYYTKCNTSAMELFHKTTDVLLSKGIFSRPPYVSTPQNADFVKKQSFISGWFGDRRPLNAIEISNIFFNLKKDIVSRALQLGFSQVAKSKEVRDYMVRGVAITFKHIEIFSSILHENDLPSPIRWESEITNSTVSPFSDKLMMYHAMVLIATAVGFYGAGMAVCMRTDLALQYQRIITETQKYAEDGINIMIENSWMEQPPQADDRKALAQT; encoded by the coding sequence ATGTACAAAATAAGAGCGAAGCATGAAACTGAGCATAATATACGATTAACATCACCAGAAATGGCAAGCCTTTGGACTGCTTACTTAAATGACACTATGGCAATATGTGTCATAAAGTACATGTTGGAAAAGGTTGAAGATACTGAAATAAAACCAGTTTTTGAATATGCCTTAAACTTAGCTGAAACACATATTCAAACAATCACTGAATTTTTTAAGAAGGAAAACTTTCCAATACCGTTTGGGTTTACAGAGCATGATGTAAACCTATCAACACCACGTTTATTTTCAGATACCTTTTGGTTAATGTACCTTAATGAAATGACCATTCACGGTATAACTGGTTATGCAGTTGCATTAACGTCTGCAACACGTTCAGATATTCGTGAGTATTACACTAAATGTAATACTTCAGCAATGGAACTTTTCCATAAGACAACTGATGTTTTATTGTCTAAAGGGATTTTTTCCAGACCTCCTTATGTTTCTACACCACAAAATGCTGACTTTGTTAAGAAACAATCCTTTATTAGCGGTTGGTTTGGCGACCGCAGACCATTAAACGCTATTGAGATAAGTAATATTTTCTTTAATTTGAAAAAAGACATTGTGAGCAGGGCTTTACAATTAGGATTTAGTCAAGTAGCAAAGTCTAAAGAAGTTAGGGATTATATGGTAAGAGGGGTAGCTATCACTTTTAAACATATTGAGATTTTTAGTTCCATCTTACACGAAAACGACCTGCCTTCCCCAATACGTTGGGAATCTGAGATTACAAATTCTACTGTTTCACCATTCTCGGACAAGTTGATGATGTATCATGCCATGGTATTGATTGCTACAGCAGTAGGATTTTATGGGGCTGGAATGGCAGTCTGTATGAGAACGGATTTGGCATTACAATATCAACGTATTATTACCGAAACACAAAAATACGCTGAAGATGGGATAAACATCATGATTGAAAACAGTTGGATGGAACAGCCACCACAAGCTGATGACCGTAAAGCGTTAGCACAAACTTAA